From a region of the Streptomyces sp. NBC_01454 genome:
- a CDS encoding M4 family metallopeptidase: protein MTPRISRKTRVTGGAIAAAALLAAGIAGTAGASTAPAPTKDGSPLALSGSQRSELLRDAGAAKAQMAKELGLGSQEKLVVKDVIKDADGTVHTRYDRTYAGMPVLGGDLVVHSAKGGAIKSTTKSTDKSIKVASTTAKIAPAAAAQSAQGTAVKSFSAKKAAAQTPQKVVWAASGSPVLAYDTVVKGVQKDGTPSRMHVITDADNGKKLFQYDDIRTGKGESEFSGTVDLGTSKAGSGFTLTDADRGGHKTVNLSNSESGEGKAFTDDDDKWGTGKADDPQTAAVDAHYGAAETWDYYKKVHGRSGIKGDGKGATSRVHYGNNYVNAFWDDSCFCMTYGDGEGNKAPLTALDVAAHEMSHGVTAATAKLEYSGESGGLNEGTSDIFGTSVEFYANNKSDPGDYLIGEKININGDGKPLRYMDKPSKDGQSKDFWDSKTGGLDPHYSSGVANHFFYLLSEGSGPKEIGGVKYDSPTADNKKVEGIGRDKAEKIWFKALTEYMTSNTDYKAARAATVKAATDLYKAGSPEVKGVEAAWDGVAVK, encoded by the coding sequence GTGACCCCCCGCATATCTCGCAAGACCCGTGTGACCGGTGGCGCCATCGCCGCCGCAGCTCTCCTGGCCGCCGGCATCGCCGGCACCGCGGGAGCCTCCACCGCCCCGGCCCCCACCAAGGACGGTTCACCCCTCGCACTCAGCGGCTCGCAGCGCAGCGAGCTGCTGCGTGACGCCGGCGCCGCGAAGGCCCAGATGGCCAAGGAACTGGGCCTGGGCTCGCAGGAGAAGCTGGTCGTCAAGGACGTCATCAAGGACGCCGACGGCACCGTCCACACCCGCTACGACCGCACCTACGCCGGCATGCCGGTGCTCGGTGGCGACCTGGTCGTGCACAGCGCCAAGGGCGGCGCGATCAAGAGCACCACCAAGTCGACCGACAAGTCGATCAAGGTGGCCTCCACCACGGCGAAGATCGCCCCGGCGGCCGCCGCGCAGTCGGCCCAGGGCACCGCCGTGAAGTCGTTCAGCGCCAAGAAGGCCGCCGCGCAGACGCCCCAGAAGGTTGTCTGGGCCGCCAGCGGCTCGCCCGTCCTCGCCTACGACACCGTCGTCAAGGGCGTCCAGAAGGACGGCACGCCCAGCCGGATGCACGTCATCACGGACGCCGACAACGGCAAGAAGCTCTTCCAGTACGACGACATCCGCACCGGCAAGGGCGAGAGCGAGTTCAGCGGCACCGTCGACCTGGGCACCTCCAAGGCGGGCAGCGGCTTCACGCTGACCGACGCCGACCGCGGCGGTCACAAGACCGTCAACCTCAGCAACAGCGAGTCCGGTGAGGGCAAGGCCTTCACCGACGACGACGACAAGTGGGGCACCGGCAAGGCCGACGACCCGCAGACCGCGGCCGTCGACGCCCACTACGGTGCGGCCGAGACCTGGGACTACTACAAGAAGGTCCACGGCCGCAGCGGCATCAAGGGCGACGGCAAGGGCGCCACCTCGCGCGTCCACTACGGCAACAACTACGTCAACGCCTTCTGGGACGACAGCTGCTTCTGCATGACGTACGGCGACGGCGAGGGCAACAAGGCCCCGCTCACCGCGCTCGACGTCGCGGCCCACGAGATGTCGCACGGTGTCACCGCGGCAACCGCCAAGCTCGAATACAGCGGTGAGTCCGGCGGCCTCAACGAGGGCACCTCGGACATCTTCGGCACCTCGGTGGAGTTCTACGCCAACAACAAGTCCGACCCGGGCGACTACCTCATCGGCGAGAAGATCAACATCAACGGTGACGGCAAGCCGCTGCGCTACATGGACAAGCCGTCCAAGGACGGTCAGTCGAAGGACTTCTGGGACTCCAAGACCGGGGGCCTCGACCCGCACTACTCCTCGGGTGTCGCCAACCACTTCTTCTACCTGCTGTCCGAGGGCAGCGGCCCGAAGGAGATCGGTGGCGTCAAGTACGACAGCCCGACGGCGGACAACAAGAAGGTCGAGGGCATCGGCCGGGACAAGGCCGAGAAGATCTGGTTCAAGGCCCTGACCGAGTACATGACCTCGAACACCGACTACAAGGCCGCCCGTGCGGCGACCGTCAAGGCGGCCACCGACCTGTACAAGGCCGGCAGCCCCGAGGTCAAGGGCGTCGAGGCCGCGTGGGACGGCGTCGCCGTCAAGTGA
- a CDS encoding alpha-1,4-glucan--maltose-1-phosphate maltosyltransferase, producing MIGRIPVLDIRPQIDCGRRPAKAVVGETFEVSATVFREGHDAVGANVVLRNPAGRCGPWTPMRERAPGTDRWSAEVTPAVEGRWSFTVEAWSDPVSTWRRHAAIKIPAGIDTELVLAEGAELHERAAAEVPKSEGREAVLAAVDALRDLGLPAATRLAAALAPQVTEVLARHPLRELLTVSRPMPLVVERRRALYGSWYELFPRSEGATVTPDGTAVGGTLRTAAERLPAVAAMGFDVVYLPPVHPIGTAFRKGPNNALSAGPDDVGSPWAIGSAAGGHDALHPTLGTFEDFEHFVRTARELRMEVALDFALQCSPDHPWVTLHPQWFHHRADGSIAYAENPPKKYQDIYPLAFDADFRGLVRETERVLRFWMAKGVRIFRVDNPHTKPVAFWEKVIGDINRTDPDVLFLAEAFTRPAMLHTLAQVGFHQSYTYFTWRNTKRELTEYLTELSGESASYLRPNFFVNTPDILHAYLQEGGRPAFEVRAVLAATLSPTWGVYAGYELCESTPARPGSEEYLDSEKYQLRPRDWEAAARQGHTIAPLITTLNRIRRRHPALQQLRNLHFHRVDNDAVLAYSKREGRGERTDTVLTVVNLDPHHTHEATVSLDMPELGLGRHESFPVRDELTGDTYHWGRDNYVRLEPGSSPAPAHVLSLRPSSPIGGSPN from the coding sequence ATGATCGGTCGCATTCCTGTTCTGGACATCCGCCCGCAGATCGATTGCGGCCGCCGCCCGGCGAAGGCCGTGGTGGGTGAGACCTTCGAGGTCTCGGCCACCGTTTTCCGCGAAGGGCACGACGCGGTCGGGGCGAATGTGGTGCTGCGCAATCCGGCCGGCCGCTGCGGCCCCTGGACGCCGATGCGGGAGCGGGCGCCCGGCACCGACCGCTGGAGCGCCGAGGTCACCCCCGCCGTCGAGGGCCGCTGGTCGTTCACCGTCGAGGCCTGGTCCGACCCCGTGAGCACGTGGCGCCGGCACGCCGCGATCAAGATCCCCGCGGGCATCGACACCGAGCTGGTGCTCGCCGAGGGCGCCGAACTCCACGAGCGGGCGGCCGCGGAGGTCCCCAAGAGCGAAGGGCGCGAGGCGGTGCTCGCCGCCGTGGACGCGCTGCGCGACCTGGGCCTGCCCGCCGCGACCCGGCTCGCCGCCGCCCTCGCCCCGCAGGTCACCGAGGTGCTGGCGCGCCATCCGCTGCGCGAACTGCTCACCGTCTCACGCCCGATGCCGCTGGTCGTCGAGCGCCGCCGGGCCCTGTACGGCTCGTGGTACGAGCTCTTCCCGCGCTCCGAGGGCGCCACCGTCACACCGGACGGCACGGCCGTCGGCGGCACCCTGCGCACCGCGGCCGAGCGGCTGCCGGCCGTCGCCGCCATGGGCTTCGACGTGGTCTATCTCCCGCCGGTCCACCCCATCGGCACCGCCTTCCGCAAGGGCCCCAACAACGCGCTGTCGGCCGGCCCGGACGATGTCGGCTCCCCCTGGGCCATCGGCTCGGCGGCCGGCGGCCATGACGCCCTCCACCCCACCCTGGGCACCTTCGAGGACTTCGAGCACTTCGTGCGCACCGCCCGTGAACTGCGGATGGAGGTGGCCCTGGACTTCGCGCTGCAGTGCTCCCCCGACCATCCCTGGGTCACTCTGCACCCCCAGTGGTTCCACCACCGCGCCGACGGCTCCATCGCCTACGCCGAGAATCCGCCGAAGAAGTACCAGGACATCTACCCCCTGGCCTTCGACGCCGACTTCCGCGGGCTGGTCCGCGAGACCGAGCGGGTGCTGCGCTTCTGGATGGCCAAGGGCGTACGGATCTTCCGCGTGGACAACCCCCACACCAAGCCGGTGGCCTTCTGGGAGAAGGTGATCGGCGACATCAACCGCACCGATCCGGACGTGCTCTTCCTCGCCGAGGCCTTCACCCGCCCGGCCATGCTGCACACCCTCGCCCAGGTCGGCTTCCACCAGTCGTACACCTACTTCACCTGGCGCAACACCAAGCGGGAGCTGACCGAGTACCTCACCGAGCTGTCCGGCGAGTCGGCGTCCTATCTGCGGCCCAACTTCTTCGTGAACACCCCGGACATCCTGCACGCCTACCTCCAGGAGGGCGGCCGCCCCGCCTTCGAGGTACGCGCCGTGCTGGCCGCGACCCTGTCCCCCACCTGGGGCGTCTACGCCGGCTACGAGCTCTGCGAGTCGACCCCGGCACGGCCCGGCAGCGAGGAGTACCTCGACTCGGAGAAGTATCAGCTCAGACCGCGCGACTGGGAGGCGGCGGCACGTCAGGGGCACACCATCGCCCCCCTCATCACCACGCTCAACCGCATTCGCCGCCGCCACCCCGCCCTGCAGCAGCTGCGCAATCTGCACTTCCACCGGGTCGACAACGACGCCGTCCTCGCCTACTCCAAACGCGAGGGGCGCGGCGAGCGGACCGACACGGTCCTCACCGTGGTCAACCTCGACCCGCACCACACCCACGAGGCGACGGTGTCGTTGGACATGCCGGAACTCGGCCTCGGCCGGCACGAGTCCTTCCCGGTGCGCGACGAGCTCACCGGCGACACCTACCACTGGGGCAGGGACAACTATGTGCGCCTGGAGCCGGGCAGCTCTCCCGCGCCCGCGCATGTGCTGTCGCTGCGACCGTCCTCACCGATCGGAGGGTCACCCAATTGA
- the treS gene encoding maltose alpha-D-glucosyltransferase → MIVNEPVPDTFEDTPAKDRDPDWFKRAVFYEVLVRSFQDSNGDGIGDLKGITAKLDYLQWLGVDCLWLPPFFTSPLRDGGYDVADYTAVLPEFGDLADFVEFVDAAHHRGMRVIIDMVMNHTSDQHPWFQESRADPEGPYGDYYMWADDDKQYADARIIFVDTEASNWTFDPVRKQYYWHRFFSHQPDLNYENPAVQEEMISALRFWLDLGIDGFRLDAVPYLYAEEGTNCENLPASHAFLKRVRAEIDAHYPDTVLLAEANQWPEDVVDYFGDYGVGGDECHMAFHFPVMPRIFMAVRRESRYPVSEILAKTPAIPSGCQWGVFLRNHDELTLEMVTDEERDYMYAEYAKDPRMRANIGIRRRLAPLLDNDRNQIELFTALLLSLPGSPILYYGDEIGMGDNIWLGDRDAVRTPMQWTPDRNAGFSSCDPGRLFLPTIMDPVYGYQVTNVEAAMSSPSSLLHWTRRMIEIRKQNPAFGLGSYTELSSSNPAVLAFLREAPGTGGADDDLVLCVHNFSRFAQPTELDLRAFSGRHPVELIGGVRFPAVGELPYLLTLAGHGFYWFRLRRNSG, encoded by the coding sequence TTGATCGTCAATGAGCCTGTCCCCGACACCTTCGAGGACACCCCGGCGAAGGACCGCGATCCCGACTGGTTCAAACGGGCCGTCTTCTACGAAGTCCTGGTGCGCTCGTTCCAGGACAGCAATGGCGACGGCATCGGCGACCTCAAGGGCATCACGGCCAAGCTCGACTATCTGCAATGGCTGGGGGTGGACTGTCTCTGGCTGCCGCCGTTCTTCACCTCACCGCTGCGGGACGGCGGTTACGACGTCGCCGACTACACCGCGGTGCTCCCCGAATTCGGAGATCTGGCGGACTTCGTCGAATTCGTGGACGCCGCCCACCACCGCGGCATGCGGGTCATCATCGACATGGTGATGAACCACACCAGCGATCAGCACCCGTGGTTCCAGGAGTCGCGCGCCGACCCCGAGGGGCCGTACGGCGACTATTACATGTGGGCCGACGACGACAAGCAGTACGCCGACGCCCGCATCATCTTCGTCGACACCGAGGCCTCCAACTGGACCTTCGACCCGGTGCGCAAGCAGTACTACTGGCACCGTTTCTTCTCCCACCAGCCGGACCTCAACTACGAGAACCCGGCGGTCCAGGAGGAGATGATCTCCGCCCTGCGCTTCTGGCTGGACCTGGGGATCGACGGCTTCCGGCTGGACGCGGTGCCCTACCTCTACGCCGAAGAGGGCACCAACTGCGAGAATCTGCCCGCCTCGCACGCCTTCCTCAAGCGGGTCCGCGCGGAAATCGACGCGCACTATCCGGACACGGTGCTGCTGGCCGAGGCCAATCAGTGGCCGGAGGACGTCGTCGACTACTTCGGCGATTACGGCGTCGGCGGCGACGAATGCCATATGGCGTTCCATTTCCCGGTCATGCCGCGGATCTTCATGGCGGTACGCCGCGAATCGCGCTATCCGGTGTCGGAGATCCTCGCCAAGACCCCGGCGATTCCGTCCGGCTGCCAGTGGGGCGTCTTCCTGCGCAACCACGACGAGCTGACCCTCGAAATGGTCACGGACGAAGAACGCGACTACATGTACGCGGAATACGCCAAGGACCCGCGGATGCGCGCCAATATCGGCATCCGCCGGCGGCTGGCCCCGCTGCTCGACAACGACCGCAATCAGATCGAGCTCTTCACCGCTCTGCTGCTGTCGCTGCCCGGCTCGCCGATCCTCTATTACGGCGACGAGATCGGGATGGGCGACAACATCTGGCTCGGCGACCGGGACGCGGTGCGCACCCCGATGCAGTGGACGCCCGACCGCAACGCCGGCTTCTCCTCCTGCGACCCCGGCCGGCTCTTCCTGCCGACCATCATGGATCCGGTCTACGGCTACCAGGTCACCAACGTCGAGGCCGCGATGAGTTCGCCGTCCTCGCTGCTGCACTGGACCCGCCGGATGATCGAGATCCGCAAGCAGAACCCGGCGTTCGGGCTCGGCAGCTACACCGAGCTGTCCTCCAGCAATCCGGCGGTGCTGGCCTTCCTGCGGGAGGCACCGGGCACCGGCGGCGCGGACGACGACCTGGTGCTGTGCGTGCACAACTTCTCGCGCTTCGCCCAGCCCACGGAGCTGGATCTGCGGGCGTTCAGCGGCCGCCATCCGGTGGAGCTCATCGGCGGGGTCCGCTTCCCGGCCGTCGGGGAGCTGCCGTATCTGCTGACCCTCGCGGGCCACGGCTTCTACTGGTTCCGGCTGCGCAGAAACTCCGGGTGA
- a CDS encoding maltokinase N-terminal cap-like domain-containing protein produces the protein MSDTASTRATRNTPDRRPLTAAPDLLSSLAALLAAWVPRQRWFAGKGRMVTGFALLSATELLPCTAEGGAPGLLHLLVRAQQSAPPSRTPAGGDCYQLLLGVHPAPPPQLAPAAIGRPAGGPLAGRTVYDALLDQRLCGLLLERLRVPGRLGALRFCREPDAVIPSGLTGRPIAVEQSNSSIVYGDSFILKVFRRIEPGINPDLELPRALADAKCARVPAPAAWFEAPAVEEGGEATTLGVLQPFLPGSADGWQLALNALAVRADFSGSARALGHATAEVHTALAQTLPVTELRRPQLEEIAARMNERLTATARAVPVLQPYRARLRTAFDALATLGRDGRGWAAQRIHGDLHLGQTLRSADEGRWSLIDFEGEPARPLAERRRLQPAVRDVAAMLRSFDYAARSGPAGGDPWSLDWARRTRDAYCLGYAEAGGLDPRSAPELMRAYETDKAVYEVLYEARHRPDWLSVPMAAIRRLAACGEPAVGADGLPGASRSAGSDGRG, from the coding sequence ATGTCGGACACCGCCTCGACCCGTGCCACCCGAAACACCCCTGACCGCCGCCCGCTCACCGCCGCACCCGATCTGCTCTCCTCGCTGGCCGCCCTGCTCGCCGCATGGGTGCCACGCCAGCGCTGGTTCGCCGGCAAGGGACGGATGGTCACCGGCTTCGCGCTGCTCTCGGCGACCGAGCTGCTGCCGTGCACCGCCGAGGGCGGCGCTCCGGGCCTGCTGCATCTGCTCGTCCGCGCCCAGCAGAGCGCCCCGCCGAGCCGTACCCCGGCCGGCGGCGACTGCTATCAGCTCCTGCTGGGGGTGCATCCGGCGCCGCCGCCGCAGCTGGCGCCCGCGGCGATCGGGCGCCCCGCCGGCGGCCCGCTCGCCGGCCGCACGGTCTACGACGCGCTGCTCGACCAGCGGCTGTGCGGGCTGCTGCTGGAGCGGCTGCGGGTACCGGGCCGGCTCGGCGCGCTGCGCTTCTGCCGCGAGCCGGATGCCGTCATCCCCTCCGGGCTGACCGGCCGGCCGATCGCCGTCGAGCAGTCCAACTCCTCGATCGTGTACGGCGATTCCTTCATCCTGAAGGTCTTCCGGCGGATCGAGCCGGGCATCAACCCGGATCTGGAGCTGCCCCGGGCGCTGGCGGACGCCAAGTGCGCGCGGGTGCCGGCGCCCGCGGCGTGGTTCGAGGCGCCGGCCGTGGAGGAGGGCGGCGAGGCGACCACACTGGGTGTGCTCCAGCCGTTCCTGCCCGGCTCGGCGGACGGCTGGCAGCTCGCGCTCAACGCGCTGGCGGTGCGGGCCGACTTCAGCGGCTCGGCGCGCGCACTGGGCCATGCCACGGCGGAAGTGCACACCGCGCTCGCCCAGACCCTGCCGGTCACCGAGCTGCGCCGCCCGCAGCTCGAAGAGATCGCCGCCCGGATGAACGAGCGGCTGACGGCCACCGCGCGCGCCGTGCCCGTGCTGCAGCCCTACCGCGCCCGGCTGCGTACCGCCTTCGACGCGCTGGCCACGCTGGGCCGCGACGGCCGCGGCTGGGCCGCCCAGCGCATCCACGGCGATCTGCATCTGGGCCAGACACTGCGCTCCGCCGACGAGGGGCGCTGGTCGCTGATCGACTTCGAGGGGGAGCCGGCCCGCCCGCTGGCCGAGCGGCGCCGGCTGCAGCCGGCGGTGCGCGATGTCGCGGCGATGCTGCGCTCCTTCGACTACGCCGCGCGCAGCGGACCGGCCGGCGGCGACCCCTGGTCGCTGGACTGGGCGCGCCGTACCCGCGACGCCTACTGCCTGGGCTACGCGGAGGCCGGCGGGCTCGATCCGCGCTCCGCACCCGAACTGATGCGCGCCTACGAGACCGACAAGGCCGTCTACGAGGTGCTCTACGAGGCCCGGCACCGGCCCGACTGGCTGTCCGTCCCGATGGCCGCCATCCGGCGGCTGGCCGCGTGCGGCGAGCCGGCCGTGGGGGCGGACGGGCTCCCCGGCGCGTCCCGGTCCGCCGGGTCCGACGGCCGGGGGTGA
- the glgB gene encoding 1,4-alpha-glucan branching enzyme, whose product MTARPPSPPHSPDPAPDRGATDDRTAGLSGRPATPRPPSAEGLTTTQESTGGTPAARPPLAPRTAPAPGRAEGPPATFRAGRPAGGGHGVRAAAPLSDEDRDRLLGGTHHDPHGLLGAHPVRGGLLIRVLRPCAKSVTVLAKGLRAALHTEGEGLFAGVLPLTTVPDYELLVDYGDHAATVHDPYRFLPALGELDLHLFGEGRHEQLWQALGARIMDHQGALGTRFTVWAPNARGVRVVGDFNCWDGTGHPMRSLGSSGVWELFLPGVGEGELYKFEITRPDGTRTVRADPMARRTECPPATASVVDAAHHRWTDDDWMARRGERPVHQAPFSVYEVHLPSWRPGLTYRQLALQLPAYVKDLGFTHVELMPVCEHPFGGSWGYQVTGFYAPTARMGTPDDFRQLVDALHRAGIGVLMDWVPAHFPRDDWALAEFDGRPLYEHQDPARAAHPDWGTLEFDYGRTEVRNFLVANAVYWCEEFHIDGLRVDAVASMLYLDYSREEGGWTPNVHGGREDLDAVAFLQEMNATVYRRCPGVVTIAEESTAWDGVTRATHHAGPGGFGGLGFGLKWNMGWMHDSLGYVAKEPVHRKYHHGEMTFSMIYAYSENYVLPISHDEVVHGKRALVSKMPGDWWQQRANHRAYLGFMWAHPGKQLLFMGQEFAQGAEWAESHGPDWWLLDPSYEAEADHRGVRDLVRALNRHYAAAPALWERDTDPAGFSWIDGDAREDNVFSFLRFAADGSPLVSVTNFSPVVRHTYRLGVPDHVPAWREVLNTDDPRYGGSGVTNPDPLTAEPVPWNGRAASVTPVLPPLATVWLRPL is encoded by the coding sequence GTGACCGCCCGCCCGCCGTCCCCCCCGCACTCCCCCGACCCCGCGCCCGACCGGGGCGCGACCGACGACCGTACGGCGGGGCTCTCCGGCCGCCCGGCGACGCCCCGCCCGCCGTCCGCCGAAGGTCTGACGACCACTCAGGAATCCACCGGCGGCACCCCCGCCGCCCGGCCGCCCCTGGCCCCCCGCACGGCCCCGGCGCCCGGACGGGCCGAGGGCCCCCCGGCCACCTTCCGCGCGGGGCGGCCGGCGGGCGGCGGGCACGGGGTCCGGGCCGCCGCCCCGCTGTCCGACGAGGACCGCGACCGGCTGCTGGGCGGCACCCATCACGACCCGCACGGGCTGCTGGGCGCCCACCCCGTACGCGGCGGACTGCTCATCCGGGTCCTGCGGCCGTGCGCGAAGAGCGTCACCGTTCTGGCCAAGGGCCTGCGCGCCGCTCTGCACACCGAGGGCGAGGGACTGTTCGCGGGGGTGCTGCCGCTGACCACCGTCCCGGACTACGAGCTGCTGGTCGACTACGGCGACCATGCCGCGACCGTGCACGACCCCTACCGCTTCCTGCCCGCGCTCGGCGAGCTGGATCTGCATCTGTTCGGCGAGGGGCGGCACGAGCAGCTGTGGCAGGCCCTCGGCGCGCGGATCATGGACCACCAGGGGGCGTTGGGCACCCGCTTCACCGTCTGGGCGCCCAATGCCCGGGGCGTCCGGGTCGTCGGCGACTTCAACTGCTGGGACGGCACCGGCCACCCGATGCGGTCGCTGGGCTCCTCGGGCGTCTGGGAGCTCTTCCTGCCGGGCGTCGGCGAGGGTGAGCTGTACAAATTCGAGATCACCCGGCCGGACGGCACCAGGACCGTCCGCGCCGACCCGATGGCCCGGCGGACCGAGTGCCCGCCCGCCACCGCCTCGGTCGTGGACGCCGCGCACCACCGCTGGACGGACGACGACTGGATGGCCCGGCGCGGCGAGCGGCCCGTGCACCAGGCGCCGTTCTCCGTCTACGAGGTGCATCTCCCCTCCTGGCGGCCCGGACTGACCTACCGTCAGCTGGCGTTGCAGCTCCCCGCCTACGTCAAGGACCTGGGCTTCACCCACGTCGAGCTCATGCCGGTGTGTGAGCACCCCTTCGGGGGCTCCTGGGGCTATCAGGTCACCGGGTTCTACGCGCCCACCGCCCGGATGGGCACCCCGGACGACTTCCGGCAGCTGGTCGACGCGCTGCACCGGGCCGGCATCGGCGTCCTGATGGACTGGGTGCCGGCGCACTTCCCCCGTGACGACTGGGCGCTGGCCGAGTTCGACGGCCGGCCGCTCTACGAGCACCAGGATCCGGCGCGGGCCGCGCACCCGGACTGGGGCACCCTGGAGTTCGACTACGGCCGCACCGAGGTCCGTAACTTCCTGGTCGCCAACGCCGTGTACTGGTGCGAGGAGTTCCACATCGACGGCCTGCGGGTCGACGCGGTCGCCTCGATGCTCTACCTCGACTACTCGCGCGAGGAGGGCGGCTGGACGCCGAACGTCCACGGCGGCCGGGAGGACCTCGACGCGGTCGCCTTCCTCCAGGAGATGAACGCGACGGTCTACCGCCGCTGCCCCGGTGTCGTCACCATCGCCGAGGAGTCCACGGCCTGGGACGGCGTCACCCGCGCCACGCATCATGCGGGGCCCGGCGGCTTCGGCGGTCTGGGCTTCGGCCTGAAGTGGAACATGGGCTGGATGCACGACTCCCTGGGCTATGTCGCCAAGGAGCCGGTGCACCGCAAGTACCACCACGGCGAGATGACCTTCTCCATGATCTACGCCTACTCCGAGAACTATGTGCTGCCGATCTCCCACGACGAGGTGGTGCACGGCAAGCGGGCGCTGGTGTCGAAGATGCCCGGTGACTGGTGGCAGCAGCGCGCCAATCACCGCGCCTACCTCGGCTTCATGTGGGCCCACCCCGGCAAGCAACTCCTCTTCATGGGGCAGGAGTTCGCCCAGGGTGCGGAGTGGGCCGAGAGCCACGGACCGGACTGGTGGCTGCTCGACCCCTCCTACGAGGCGGAGGCGGACCACCGGGGTGTGCGCGATCTGGTCCGCGCGCTGAACCGCCATTACGCCGCCGCGCCCGCGCTGTGGGAACGCGACACGGACCCGGCCGGCTTCTCCTGGATCGACGGCGACGCGCGCGAGGACAACGTCTTCTCCTTCCTGCGCTTCGCCGCCGACGGCTCCCCCCTGGTCTCGGTCACCAACTTCTCCCCCGTCGTCCGCCACACCTACCGGCTCGGCGTCCCCGACCACGTCCCCGCCTGGCGCGAGGTCCTCAACACCGACGACCCGCGCTACGGCGGCAGCGGCGTCACCAACCCCGATCCCCTGACGGCGGAACCGGTCCCCTGGAACGGCCGCGCCGCCTCCGTCACACCGGTGCTGCCCCCCTTGGCCACCGTCTGGCTACGCCCCCTCTGA
- a CDS encoding protein-L-isoaspartate(D-aspartate) O-methyltransferase, protein MTADAHKERPSLDGLGRVLMSSGALSSDWVPTYEAVPRSAVLPDLMWPFDMAAGRSVAVSKADDPAKWQECADSDVPIVTQWDDGKHAGAEPGHVPTSSVSMPSVVFRMLQDLDLQPGHNALEIGTATTWNALLMAHRAGPGSVTTVEVDRAVATTAMATVERLGIPLHVVHGDGFQGYPEGAPYDRVIATCGLRSIPFAWVEQCRPGGVIVAPWGTNYSHGDAVARLVVAPDGESASGKFTGPVEFMKLRSQRISPVVHKEYVTGSVADGDESSTTVTEREFVGEQFGPERFALGLRVSQCWHFAAEKSDGARPVWFYSLSDRSWACCMFRDGDTARVWQFGPRRLWDDVEAAFRWWDGHGRPDPSRFGLTVTADGERVWLDDPANSWVL, encoded by the coding sequence GTGACCGCCGACGCGCACAAGGAGCGTCCCAGCCTTGACGGGCTGGGGCGCGTCCTCATGTCTTCAGGGGCCCTCTCTTCCGACTGGGTCCCCACGTACGAGGCCGTTCCCCGTTCCGCCGTGTTGCCGGACCTCATGTGGCCATTCGACATGGCGGCCGGCCGGAGCGTGGCCGTGTCCAAAGCGGACGACCCTGCCAAGTGGCAGGAGTGCGCGGATTCCGACGTACCGATCGTGACCCAGTGGGACGACGGGAAGCACGCTGGCGCTGAACCCGGCCACGTTCCCACCAGCTCCGTGTCCATGCCCTCCGTGGTGTTCCGGATGCTCCAGGACCTGGACCTTCAGCCGGGCCACAACGCCCTGGAAATCGGCACGGCCACTACCTGGAATGCGTTGCTCATGGCCCACCGTGCGGGGCCAGGGAGCGTGACCACGGTGGAGGTGGACCGGGCGGTGGCCACGACCGCCATGGCGACGGTGGAGCGGCTGGGAATCCCCCTCCACGTCGTCCACGGCGACGGGTTCCAGGGTTACCCGGAGGGAGCGCCGTATGACCGGGTCATTGCTACGTGCGGCCTCCGCTCCATCCCGTTCGCGTGGGTGGAGCAGTGCCGGCCCGGCGGGGTCATCGTGGCCCCGTGGGGGACGAACTACAGCCACGGTGACGCGGTGGCCCGCCTGGTCGTAGCGCCGGACGGAGAGAGCGCCTCCGGGAAGTTCACCGGGCCCGTGGAGTTCATGAAGCTCCGGTCCCAGCGGATTTCGCCCGTGGTCCACAAGGAGTACGTCACGGGCAGTGTGGCCGACGGCGACGAGTCGTCCACGACCGTCACGGAAAGGGAGTTCGTCGGGGAGCAATTCGGCCCCGAGCGGTTCGCCCTGGGGCTCCGCGTGTCGCAGTGCTGGCACTTCGCAGCGGAGAAGAGCGACGGCGCCCGGCCGGTCTGGTTCTACAGCCTGAGTGACCGGTCCTGGGCGTGCTGCATGTTCCGCGACGGGGACACGGCGCGCGTCTGGCAGTTCGGCCCCCGCCGGCTGTGGGACGACGTGGAGGCCGCGTTCCGATGGTGGGACGGCCATGGCCGGCCGGACCCATCGCGGTTCGGTCTGACCGTGACCGCCGACGGCGAAAGGGTGTGGCTGGACGACCCGGCCAACTCCTGGGTTCTTTGA